The nucleotide sequence CTTTCCCCTGTTGCGAGTGCCTTGGCATTGGTATTTTCCGCAACACGCTCCGAAATGCGCATCATGAAGCGACGCATGATGGTGATCAAATAGTCTTCTGGACATTTTTCACGAATTGCGGTCTGAATTTCTGTAAACGGTACGACATGGAGACGGACAGTTCCTCCCCATTTCGTCAGCTTATGAGCCAAGTCACGTACTTTTTGCAAAGCGCGCTCGCTCGTAAACGGATAGCTGTGGAAATGGATCGCTTCAAGCGTCACACCACGCTTTAACATCATCCAGCCAGCTACAGGACTGTCGATACCCCCAGATAGAAGCAGCAGTACTTTTCCGCTCACCCCAACTGGCAAGCCACCTAGTCCCTGAATGGTTTCACAGCTAATGTAAGTACCCTCCGTGCGAATTTCTACATTCACGATGGTATCTGGCTCGTGCAAGTCTACACTAATCGCTGGCAGTGCGCGCAAGATATGCGTTGCCACCATTCGGTTAACTTCCATAGAAGGAATCGGATAACGCTTATCCGCGCGACGGGAAACCACCCGGAACGTACGTGGCTGTGGATTCAATTGACGAACCAACTCCAGCGCTTTTTCCTTGATCGTTTCAATATCAGGATCTACCTGGATCGTCGGACTAAACGAAGAAATACCAAAAACGCGCTTCAAACGCTCCATAACCGCATAAGCGTCCTCACCGTGCAGCTCCACATACATCCGACCGTAATTGCGTCGAACTTTTACTTTAAAAAACGAGCGCAATACGTTTCTCACACTTTTTACAAGTGTCTCTTCGAATTGATCGCGGTTTTTCCCTTTAAGCGCCAACTCACCATAACGAATTAAAATAACATCGTAGTTCATGTTTATCTCCTTTTAGTTGTCCACACTATTTTCTATGAGCGGGGGCAGGTTGTTGTTTTATATAAGTACGAAGCACACTGACGCATTCCTCTAACGCCTTCACAAACTGCTGAATATCCTCCGCTGTATTTTCCCGGCCCAGACTGACCCGCAGAGACGATAACGCGCAATCCCGCTCGATGCCGATCGCAGTCAGAACTCTGCTCGGCTCATTGACTTTGGATGAGCATGCGGACTTGGTGGATATCAGAAAGCCTTTTTCCTCCAAAGCATGCAACAGGACTTCCGCTTTTACTCCTGGTACTGACAAGTTCATAATATGGGGAGCCGTATTCGCTTCCGGAGTATTCACTATACAGCCTTCAATTGTTGCAATCCCTTCACGAAGCTGTTGATTCAAGGTTTGCAGCCTGATCATCTCGACGCTGCCCAGTTCTTCTAGAATCCGGATTGCTTTTGCCATACCAGCGATGGCTGGGAGGTTTTCCGTTCCTGAGCGAACACCGGCTTCTTGACCTCCACCCATCATCAACGGGTGAATGATCAAGCCTTCCCGTTTATACAAAATACCGACTCCTCTGGGGCCATAAAACTTGTGAGCAGAGACGCTCAACAGATCGATCCCAGAATCCTTGATGCGCAAAGGAACTTTCCCAATTCCTTGGACTGCATCGACGTGAAACAAGACTTTCGGGAATTGCTTCAACCATTGTCCGATTTCCAAGATCGGTTGAATGGTTCCTAGCTCGTTGTTCACATGCATGACCGAAACGAGAATCGTATCCGGACGCATTGCTTTCTGAACAGCTTCTACCGATACGCGGCCTTCACGATCGACCGGCAGATACGTCACAGTAAACCCAAGACCTTCCAACTGTTTGCAAACATCGTAAACAGCCGGATGCTCTACCTGCGTCGTAATAATATGTTTCCCTCTGTTTTGATATTGAAAGGCTATACCCTTGATCGCCGTATTATTGCTTTCCGTGCCACCTGAAGTAAAAATAACTTCACTTTCTTTACAGCCCAAATACTGAGCGGCAACCTTTCGCGCCTGCTTTAGTACATTTTCCGCCTCTACACCTTTTTGATGCAAAGAAGACGGGTTTCCATAGTAGCTTTCCATCGCGCGTCTAACGGTTTCAATCACTTGAGGATGAGGCCGGGTAGTCGCACTGTTGTCCAAGTAAATCACCAGTACACACCTTCCTAAGGGCAAGATGCCCGAATACTACGCTTCATCATAACATGACTTTTCGTAAAGAACATACAAAGTATTACACTTCTCGACCTTATTTTTCCCCGAGTGCGTTGCTCTCAAAAGACCAAATTAGACAATCTGAACAACCGTTCACAGAGTATTCACGGATAAAGCGCTTACATCCAGATATAGGCTATTTACATTGTTTTGGCCTTTCGTTAGAATAGTCAATAAATTTAGATAAAAAACGACAACAAGGAGAGAACCACCATGACAGCACAAGCTATGCAAGAAGAAATCAAGAAGATGGAAGCAGAATTGAAAAGACTGCAAGCGGAACTGGCGAAGATGAGCAAAAATACCCCTCAGTATGATCGCACAGATGTCGCATACCTAAATGAGGTGTACAACGCGTGACACTTATTCGAATTCGATAGCGTGGTGACGGCATGATGGATTCGCCGTGACCACGCTATTTTTTGTAAAAAAATACCGCTCCTGTCGATCTCGACGGAACGGTTTTGGTTTCTGTTATTTAAATGGGATCTCCCCCAAATACTTACCAGAAAAAACTTCAGTAGCCGGCCCCGTCATATAGACGCGGTTATCCGCTTCCTTCCATTCAATAAAGAGATCGCCTCCTGCCAGGTGAACAGTGACTTTTCTACCGGTCTTTCCACTTAAGTGGGAAGCTACTGCAGCAGCGCAAGCTCCTGTCCCACAGGCAAGCGTGACACCTGATCCCCTCTCCCATACACGGAAAAGAATTTCCTCCTGATTCAATATTTGGATAAATTCGACGTTGGTTCGTTCAGGAAACCATTCATGATACTCGATCATCGGTCCGTAGTGACGAACATCTTCTTCCTTCACTTCATCCACGAAAAAGATAGCATGAGGATTACCCATCGAAACAGCAGTCATCGTAAACGCAGTTCCACCAACTTCGATTACCTCTTCTCGCACTTGCTCTTCTGGAATGCCTGTCATCGGAATTGCTGCTCGCTCAAAACGAGGCTCTCCCATATCTATCGTTATTTGATCGACCTTACCGTCTGTTCCAAGCGATACGACAGGAGTAACGTTCCCTCCCAACGTCTCCACGGTAAACGTTGTTTGCTGAGTCAAACCGTGATCGTATACGTACTTACTCACACAACGCAATCCGTTTCCGCAATTTTTTGCTTCGCTGCCATCATTGTTAAATACCCGCATGCGAAAGTCTGCTCGCTCAGATGGCATAATGAGGATCAGTCCATCGCCCCCAATGCCAAAATTCCGATCGCTCACCCTTCTTGCCAATTCGGGTAAATCTACACCCGACAAGTCTTCCTCAAAACAGTTGACGTAAACGTAATCATTACCCAAGCCATGCAGCTTTGTAAATTTCATCGTCCACTCCTCTTTCTCTTTCGTATGCTAGGTCTGACTCTTTTCTATGCATTATCTTATCACAACCTGGAGAATCGCGGTCGAATCAAAAGGTGGTATACTACCACTAGCATTGATGATGGAAAGAGGTGGAACAAACCGTTGGATTATCATATTTTTCGCTATGCACTCGGAACGAAAAATGAAGCAAAACGTCTCGCTGTACAAAAAGCAACCGGAACGGAACCTTTCTGCATATCTGTCCCCTCGGGCGTAGCGGCTCAGCCGATGAGTGAAGAAGAAACGATTACAGGAGCGATCAATCGAGCAAAAGCTGCACGTAGTCAAACCCCAGAAGCAGACATTGGGTTAGGCTTGGAAGGCGGACTGATGTACGATGAGCAGTTTACAAAGCAGTGGTATTTGATTTCTATCTGCACAGCCTGGAATGGAAGTGAGCTATTTATTGGAAAGGGGTTGGCGTTTCCCATCCCGAATCAAGCCGTTCACCGAATCCAGCAGGAGCAAATTGAGCTCAGTACCATCATAGATGAATGGGGGGAAACCGTCGGCAGTAATCATCGCGGCGGCGCCTATTCCCTCTTAACGGATAATCGTGTTCGTCGTTCCGATGTGTTTTGTGACGCCGTTATCGCAGCGATTACGCCTTTCGTCTCCTCCTTGTATAAATAGCAGTGGTGAAAACATAAAAACCTCTCCGGCTGAATGAACCGGAGAGGTTTTGCGGTTTGATGCTTTAGCGAGCCGTATAGTACGGGTAGATGACTAATGCGCCCAAAATGGCAATAGCCCCTACGATCATCGCCCAGGCACCCAGTGTCTTCGAGTTGCGTCGATACGCCAGGTAGCCGAGCACCATACCAATTGGTGCCACCAAGTACGGCATGAGAAACAGGGACAGGATCGATAAGCCCAAGCCAGTCATCCCAATACCGGTGGCCCCGTTTTCCCGGCTGTCCTCGTCTGTGTCGATCTCACTGGCAGCACGACTTGTCGGAAACGGCTCGGCGATTTCCGCCGCTGCCTCAATGTCGTCATCTCTGACTTTGGCGACCGGAGAACGATCCTCTTTTGTCAGGACAACGCCATCCAAACGCTCCGAAAAGTCGTTTCTCTCCTCATCCAGTTCGCCTGTATAGCGCTCTGTCAAGGAATGGGGGTCATAGTGAATCCTGCGCCTCGACCGCTCTTCCTCTTCGTCAAAGACGGCCTGTGTCCAAGTATTCGCTGCAAACTCCCTGTCGTGCTGATCAACCGTCTCGGAAAAACCGGTATCTTCCTTCCGCTTCGCATCATTACGTTCGCGTCGATCCAACATAGCATGCTCAGCCCCTTTTTTGGTAAAGGATTAATTAAGTGAAGGAAGTAGCCTTATTGTCTGCCTACGTTGTACAATTTAAACGGGAGGCGAGAGAATGAAACCAGACAAAATCCTAACCATTGGCATTGATATTGACGGTACAGTCACATCACCTAGCAGTATTGTTCCGTTGATGAATGAAAGCTTTGGAAGAGATTTACGATATGAAGATTGTGTGGAGTACAATTTAGCCAACGTGTATCAAATCACGGAGGCAGAGTTTGAAATGTGGCTGGATCAAAACGGGGAGCGCCTTTATGATGGTGCGCCTGTTCACGGAATTGCCGATCAGGTTTTGCGCGATTGGTTTACCTCCCACAAGCTGGTATATATAAGTGCTCGTGAGGATCGTCACCGCAATGTGACCTTGCAATGGTTTGCTCGCTACAATATCCCTCATCATGAAGTGGATTTGATTGGGAGCCACGACAAACTGTCAGCTGCTCGCAAATGGGGCGTGGACCTTTTTTTGGAGGATCGTTTGGAGAACGCTTTGCAATTGTCAGAAGCGCTGCAAATTCCTGTGTTCTTGTTTGACACTCCGTACAATCAAGCTTCCCTTCCCCCGCTTGTTCATCGTGTCACTTCTTGGGAAGAGGTTGCCCAAAAAGTCAACGAGCTTTTTCCGGCCACGACAAGCGTATAGGTCAAATAGCAAAAAGACGTATCACCATTGAGGGATACGTCCTTTTTGCGCCGAAGCGTTATTTCTTTTCGGAGGTCTTCGGCTTGAACGTCAGACAACAGGTCTCAGAAGATGTCTTCGCCTGATCCTGATGCTGCGTGTTTTGACCGTACTCACCTGCGAATTCTTCTTTCAGGTTTACGGTAGCATGTGCGTCAATCTCTACCATGATCTCTTCGGCGCTGCAAAGGTTGCCCTGCGCCCAGTACTCACAGTTTGCTACAGAACATTTTACTGCTGGCATGTGCATTCACCCCCTAGAGGCTAGCCTTCACAACAACTCGGGGGCTTATACTTTGCCATTCACAGTGGAAATCAATACTCTACACAAGAAAGAAGTGGATGACATGCCGACTCCCCGTATTGTCGTCATCACCGGGGCTTCTGGTGGCCTTGGTCTAGCTTTGACACGACTTCATCTGGAAAAAGGAGATTGTGTCATTGCCACGAGTCGCAAAGCCATCAACGAGGAACTCGTTTTGTTACAAAACGCTTATCCGAATCATCTCCATTATTACCCGGTAGACGTCAGCAGCAACGAAGACATTCGGCAGTTCGCTGCATGGGTACATATCCGTTTTGAACGTTGCGATTTTCTTTACAACAATGCCGGGATGGCCATCTTTGAACCGCTGATTGAAATGCGCGTAGAGGAGCTGGAAGAAACACTGCGAACAAATATTTCCGGCGTTCTCTACACGACCCGTGCCTTTTTGCCGATGATGCTTCAACAAAAGCAAGGTCGTATTATCACGGTTGCCTCACTTGCCGGTCAGGTCGCAACAGCGAAAGCTGCTGTATATGCAGCCAGCAAAGCAGCCGTCATCCGCTTTAGTGAAGGGTTGCGCCACGAACTGCAAGGCACTGGAATTGCTGTGACGTGTGCAATGCCTGGGCCGATCGACACACCCTTTTTGGATAAGGCAGACAAAACGGGTAGCTATCGCAGCAAAGTGAGTCGGTATTTGTTGACACCGGAACAAACGGCAAGGGCTATTTATCGAGCGGCGGAAGCAAAGCGTCCAGAGGTTGCCATGCCATTCCGTTTGCATGCGCTCTCCCGCATTTACTTCCTATTGCCTCAGTGGCTAAAACACCTCATCTCACCTCTCCTCAATCGGAAGTGATGAGGAATCCTCCAAGTTTTTCAATGCTCCGAATGCAAGGAGACCGAAAATGATACATACGGCTGCTCCGGCTCCAATGATCCCTTGAACGCCCAAGAAGGGTATGAGGAAGCCAGAGACAGCCGCTCCCGCGGGCATTCCTGTCCCCGTAATCGTGCGAACACTGGTCAATACCCGCCCCAAGAGAGCATCGGGCACCTGCTTTTGCAGATAGCTTCTATACATGATGTTATAAGGAGCGAAGCAAAAGCCTGCCACAACCATCGAAGCCATTGCGATCTCCAACCTCGAGAATAATGCGATCGGCAATGTGGTCAATCCCCACGCCACGATAATCCCCGCTAGCGTCGAACCCAATGGAAGTTTCCACGTAACCGTCGAGAAAAAGAGAGAGCCCAGTAATGCCCCAACTGCCAAAGAAGACCACAGCATTCCTAACGCAACAGATCCTCCTGCCAAATCCTGATTCGCATACAGGGGTAGTGCAATTTCAATGGGGCCGTACGACATGTTAAACAAAAACGTAAAGAAAACCAAAATAATCAATTGCTTTCGTCCAAATATGTAGCGATACCCTGTCCGCATGTCACTCAAGAGAGAACGAAAGAACGCTCCCATTTGACCTTTTGCAATCGTTGTAGGATTCGCACTTTTCGTAAGCTCTCGAGGCAGCCGGGAGAAGCAAAAAGCACATACAAAAAAGCTGGCCGCATCGATCAACAGAACATAAGCTTCCCCAATCAATCCGATTAAAACACCCGCGAGTGCCGGTCCAAACATATAAACAATTTGCCATTGCGTTTCCATCACGCCATTCGCTTTGACCAATTGATTTTTGTCCGAGACGATTCTCGGCAACAAAGTCTGCGCCCCAGCTGTGCTCAACGGAGAAAGGATTCCTGCAATCACAATCAGCACGTATATCACAAATAGCGGAACTTGATCGATCTGCAATAATACGATCAACGCTATAAAAATGACTCCTCTCGCCACATTGTCCATCATGATGAGCTTGCGTCGATCAAACCGATCCAGCAAAACTCCCGCTACTAAACCAGCAAAAACAGCAGGGAGCATATACGCAAGAACGACGCCCCCCATCGCAGCAGGTGAGCCTGTTTTATTCATGACAAACCATGTCAAGCCCATCCAGCCAAACTGATCCCCCAGA is from Brevibacillus brevis and encodes:
- the thiI gene encoding tRNA uracil 4-sulfurtransferase ThiI, with translation MNYDVILIRYGELALKGKNRDQFEETLVKSVRNVLRSFFKVKVRRNYGRMYVELHGEDAYAVMERLKRVFGISSFSPTIQVDPDIETIKEKALELVRQLNPQPRTFRVVSRRADKRYPIPSMEVNRMVATHILRALPAISVDLHEPDTIVNVEIRTEGTYISCETIQGLGGLPVGVSGKVLLLLSGGIDSPVAGWMMLKRGVTLEAIHFHSYPFTSERALQKVRDLAHKLTKWGGTVRLHVVPFTEIQTAIREKCPEDYLITIMRRFMMRISERVAENTNAKALATGESLGQVASQTLESMDTINKVISIPILRPLVAMDKVDIVDISRQIDTYELSILPYEDCCTVFTPKNPVTRPKPRLAAKFEEALDVEALVEDAVARTEIEEITTKPKETTTDLF
- a CDS encoding cysteine desulfurase family protein — encoded protein: MIYLDNSATTRPHPQVIETVRRAMESYYGNPSSLHQKGVEAENVLKQARKVAAQYLGCKESEVIFTSGGTESNNTAIKGIAFQYQNRGKHIITTQVEHPAVYDVCKQLEGLGFTVTYLPVDREGRVSVEAVQKAMRPDTILVSVMHVNNELGTIQPILEIGQWLKQFPKVLFHVDAVQGIGKVPLRIKDSGIDLLSVSAHKFYGPRGVGILYKREGLIIHPLMMGGGQEAGVRSGTENLPAIAGMAKAIRILEELGSVEMIRLQTLNQQLREGIATIEGCIVNTPEANTAPHIMNLSVPGVKAEVLLHALEEKGFLISTKSACSSKVNEPSRVLTAIGIERDCALSSLRVSLGRENTAEDIQQFVKALEECVSVLRTYIKQQPAPAHRK
- the dapF gene encoding diaminopimelate epimerase, with the protein product MKFTKLHGLGNDYVYVNCFEEDLSGVDLPELARRVSDRNFGIGGDGLILIMPSERADFRMRVFNNDGSEAKNCGNGLRCVSKYVYDHGLTQQTTFTVETLGGNVTPVVSLGTDGKVDQITIDMGEPRFERAAIPMTGIPEEQVREEVIEVGGTAFTMTAVSMGNPHAIFFVDEVKEEDVRHYGPMIEYHEWFPERTNVEFIQILNQEEILFRVWERGSGVTLACGTGACAAAVASHLSGKTGRKVTVHLAGGDLFIEWKEADNRVYMTGPATEVFSGKYLGEIPFK
- a CDS encoding DUF84 family protein, giving the protein MDYHIFRYALGTKNEAKRLAVQKATGTEPFCISVPSGVAAQPMSEEETITGAINRAKAARSQTPEADIGLGLEGGLMYDEQFTKQWYLISICTAWNGSELFIGKGLAFPIPNQAVHRIQQEQIELSTIIDEWGETVGSNHRGGAYSLLTDNRVRRSDVFCDAVIAAITPFVSSLYK
- a CDS encoding 5' nucleotidase, NT5C type, with product MKPDKILTIGIDIDGTVTSPSSIVPLMNESFGRDLRYEDCVEYNLANVYQITEAEFEMWLDQNGERLYDGAPVHGIADQVLRDWFTSHKLVYISAREDRHRNVTLQWFARYNIPHHEVDLIGSHDKLSAARKWGVDLFLEDRLENALQLSEALQIPVFLFDTPYNQASLPPLVHRVTSWEEVAQKVNELFPATTSV
- a CDS encoding DUF1540 domain-containing protein, whose protein sequence is MPAVKCSVANCEYWAQGNLCSAEEIMVEIDAHATVNLKEEFAGEYGQNTQHQDQAKTSSETCCLTFKPKTSEKK
- a CDS encoding SDR family NAD(P)-dependent oxidoreductase produces the protein MPFTVEINTLHKKEVDDMPTPRIVVITGASGGLGLALTRLHLEKGDCVIATSRKAINEELVLLQNAYPNHLHYYPVDVSSNEDIRQFAAWVHIRFERCDFLYNNAGMAIFEPLIEMRVEELEETLRTNISGVLYTTRAFLPMMLQQKQGRIITVASLAGQVATAKAAVYAASKAAVIRFSEGLRHELQGTGIAVTCAMPGPIDTPFLDKADKTGSYRSKVSRYLLTPEQTARAIYRAAEAKRPEVAMPFRLHALSRIYFLLPQWLKHLISPLLNRK
- a CDS encoding MFS transporter, with translation MKELWRQRSFRWYWLGMFLSSLGDQFGWMGLTWFVMNKTGSPAAMGGVVLAYMLPAVFAGLVAGVLLDRFDRRKLIMMDNVARGVIFIALIVLLQIDQVPLFVIYVLIVIAGILSPLSTAGAQTLLPRIVSDKNQLVKANGVMETQWQIVYMFGPALAGVLIGLIGEAYVLLIDAASFFVCAFCFSRLPRELTKSANPTTIAKGQMGAFFRSLLSDMRTGYRYIFGRKQLIILVFFTFLFNMSYGPIEIALPLYANQDLAGGSVALGMLWSSLAVGALLGSLFFSTVTWKLPLGSTLAGIIVAWGLTTLPIALFSRLEIAMASMVVAGFCFAPYNIMYRSYLQKQVPDALLGRVLTSVRTITGTGMPAGAAVSGFLIPFLGVQGIIGAGAAVCIIFGLLAFGALKNLEDSSSLPIEER